The following are encoded together in the Anopheles nili chromosome 3, idAnoNiliSN_F5_01, whole genome shotgun sequence genome:
- the LOC128725213 gene encoding ras-like protein family member 11B isoform X1 yields the protein MTTRGIRRKKSYLAEIKVAVIGAPCVGKSALTVRFLTKRYIGEYDHQAENRHKYEIMVDGEAVLCEIWDTCPKIEEHAEAVSSPSATSEAVQWADGLLLVYSITDRDSFNYIRKAKEELAGDTPVALVGNKVDMVHLRQVSTDEGEILAKDTECKFFEISAAEHVYQVAEAFLELCREVLTAKRKSKQSFIDKIDRMLSGSRAYSRGKSDSISPKD from the exons ATGACGACGCGAGGCattcgaaggaaaaaatcatACCTAGCGGAGATCAAGGTGGCCGTGATCGGGGCACCGTGCGTTGGCAAGAGCG CCCTGACGGTGCGCTTTCTGACGAAGCGCTACATCGGCGAGTACGACCACCAGGCAG AGAACCGACACAAATATGAAATCATGGTCGATGGTGAGGCGGTCCTGTGCGAGATCTGGGATACCTGCCCGAAG ATCGAAGAGCACGCCGAAGCGGTCTCATCGCCTAGTGCCACTTCAGAAGCGGTTCAGTGGGCAGATGGGTTGCTGCTCGTTTACTCGATCACCGATCGTGATTCGTTCAACTACATCCGGAAGGCGAAGGAAGAGTTGGCTGGTGATACGCCGGTCGCGCTCGTTGGCAACAAGGTCGATATGGTGCACCTGCGGCAGGTCAGCACGGATGAGGGCGAAATCCTGGCGAAGGACACCGAGTGCAAGTTCTTCGAGATCTCGGCCGCCGAGCACGTGTACCAGGTGGCGGAAGCATTCCTCGAGCTGTGCCGTGAGGTTCTAACGGCGAAGCGAAAATCGAAGCAGAGCTTCATCGACAAGATCGACCGAATGCTGAGTGGTTCGCGGGCGTATAGCCGTGGGAAAAGTGATAGCATCTCGCCGAAGGACTGA
- the LOC128725213 gene encoding ras-related and estrogen-regulated growth inhibitor isoform X2 — MTTRGIRRKKSYLAEIKVAVIGAPCVGKSALTVRFLTKRYIGEYDHQAENRHKYEIMVDGEAVLCEIWDTCPKVTVSSPSATSEAVQWADGLLLVYSITDRDSFNYIRKAKEELAGDTPVALVGNKVDMVHLRQVSTDEGEILAKDTECKFFEISAAEHVYQVAEAFLELCREVLTAKRKSKQSFIDKIDRMLSGSRAYSRGKSDSISPKD; from the exons ATGACGACGCGAGGCattcgaaggaaaaaatcatACCTAGCGGAGATCAAGGTGGCCGTGATCGGGGCACCGTGCGTTGGCAAGAGCG CCCTGACGGTGCGCTTTCTGACGAAGCGCTACATCGGCGAGTACGACCACCAGGCAG AGAACCGACACAAATATGAAATCATGGTCGATGGTGAGGCGGTCCTGTGCGAGATCTGGGATACCTGCCCGAAGGTAA CGGTCTCATCGCCTAGTGCCACTTCAGAAGCGGTTCAGTGGGCAGATGGGTTGCTGCTCGTTTACTCGATCACCGATCGTGATTCGTTCAACTACATCCGGAAGGCGAAGGAAGAGTTGGCTGGTGATACGCCGGTCGCGCTCGTTGGCAACAAGGTCGATATGGTGCACCTGCGGCAGGTCAGCACGGATGAGGGCGAAATCCTGGCGAAGGACACCGAGTGCAAGTTCTTCGAGATCTCGGCCGCCGAGCACGTGTACCAGGTGGCGGAAGCATTCCTCGAGCTGTGCCGTGAGGTTCTAACGGCGAAGCGAAAATCGAAGCAGAGCTTCATCGACAAGATCGACCGAATGCTGAGTGGTTCGCGGGCGTATAGCCGTGGGAAAAGTGATAGCATCTCGCCGAAGGACTGA